From the Pomacea canaliculata isolate SZHN2017 linkage group LG4, ASM307304v1, whole genome shotgun sequence genome, one window contains:
- the LOC112562340 gene encoding protocadherin-9-like isoform X1 produces the protein MTINLLLCLLPFFFGFSFQQTPHADLADTYVTISDGAVMETLLTSVKCLPSGATTSCICNIISSAPPFSPFDVWRSKTGTQTEFEVHYVGQRGHYFVNYTVASTYRLEVVCSENNVDSSPVFLEVDVWPNHHPVVTNWPSDVAVVGRGQPTGTLVYSVVATDVENEPLTYSMTQFPPDNYLRITSSGGIELAVHSSSVAVDRVVCKVDVSDVSNTVSLTVFVDFSNRNHQPIINNLPKNVSIFENTTGGFLLTALDVIDPDNDPVTTDCHVVYPAAENYKFYFDIRSREIKVSQLPRAQSLFDFDDGVRQYVIHCVASDGYLTSAVVRVGCHKMGVVIIDIENVHEPPIFSHDVYYCTLDESWAKMSHCDPGINVTAPDSRRGVTYAFKSSASRLESFFWFNVTTGHVTFATDYDVDEGVRPVAANLTIIATDDIGMTSEAKIEISIRDVNDNTCKFRNNSLLTQFNSSTPLGVIDVLHADDKDLTSPNNDVVYETSAGDTSYLRIMPDGGVLYSQAVSPSHEEQIFYLTVRCVDGGHFPRSSTAVFAAHFLPVPDSLWDNPVFLAVFSVLMAIVSLCLLFLFYKCCLRSKAPGEPLPKTPAARCAAPKNLTVCPTTRLLTQRKQKKKRIWRFLSKKNYQQTKTTRTSPGPNPTGKKLEPPLNRRNLPHLSRQAEMTMKTPTDVRQCYYSRHRNMSVH, from the exons ATGACAATTAACTTGCTACTTTGCctgcttccttttttctttggtttctcGTTCCAA CAAACTCCGCACGCCGACCTCGCGGACACTTACGTCACTATCAGCGATGGTGCGGTGATGGAAACACTACTGACGTCAGTAAAATGTCTGCCAAGTGGCGCCACCACATCTTGCATCTGCAACATAATCTCTTCTGCGCCaccattctctccctttgatgTTTGGAGATCAAAGACCGGGACCC AGACAGAGTTCGAAGTTCACTACGTTGGACAACGAGGCCATTACTTCGTGAACTACACCGTAGCCAGCACCTACCGACTGGAGGTCGTCTGCAGTGAAAACAACGTGGACTCCAGCCCCGTGTTTCTAGAAGTGGACGTTTGGCCGAACCATCATCCCGTTGTCACCAACTGGCCATCAG ATGTGGCTGTCGTTGGACGAGGACAACCTACTGGAACCTTGGTCTACTCGGTGGTCGCCACAGATGTAGAAAACGAGCCTCTGACCTACTCCATGACGCAATTTCCTCCTGACAACTATTTACGCATCACCT CCTCTGGTGGCATCGAGTTGGCTGTACACTCGTCCTCTGTGGCTGTTGACCGTGTCGTCTGCAAGGTGGACGTGTCGGACGTGTCCAACACTGTTTCTCTTACCGTCTTTGTTGACTTTTCAA ACAGGAACCATCAGCCGATCATCAACAACCTGCCCAAGAACGTCAGTATTTTCGAGAACACCACAGGTGGGTTCCTGCTTACCGCCCTTGACGTCATTGACCCGGATAATGACCCCGTCACGACTGACTGCCACGTGGTTTATCCTGCAGCAGAAAACTACAAGTTTTACTTCGACATCAGAT CTCGCGAAATAAAAGTGTCGCAACTGCCGCGAGCCCAGAGTCTGTTTGACTTTGACGATGGCGTCAGGCAATACGTCATCCATTGTGTTGCCAGTGACGGATATCTGACGTCAGCTGTGGTACGTGTGGGTTGCCATAAAATG GGTGTGGTAATAATAGACATAGAAAACGTGCACGAACCGCCTATTTTTAGCCATGACGTGTACTACTGCACTCTAGACGAGTCTTGG GCCAAGATGTCCCACTGTGACCCTGGCATAAACGTCACCGCCCCGGACAGCCGGCGTGGCGTGACGTACGCCTTCAAAAGCTCGGCCAGCAGACTAGAGTCGTTCTTCTGGTTCAACGTCACCACAGGTCACGTCACCTTCGCCACGGACTACGATGTAGATGAAGGCGTTAGACCAGTCGCGGCGAACCTCACGATTATCGCCACCGATGACATCGGCATGACGTCAGAAGCGAAGATAGAAATAAGCATTCGTGACGTCAACGACAACACCTGCAAGTTCCGGAACAATTCTCTCCTAACGCAGTTCAATAGCAGCACTCCGCTGG GTGTGATTGACGTTCTTCACGCTGACGACAAAGATCTGACGTCACCGAATAATGACGTGGTGTACGAGACCTCTGCAGGAGACACGAGCTACTTGCGGATCATGCCGGACGGAGGAGTGCTGTACAGTCAGGCCGTGTCCCCCAGCCACGAGGAGCAGATCTTCTACCTGACGGTGCGGTGTGTGGACGGAGGCCACTTCCCGAGATCCTCCACTGCCGTGTTCGCCGCCCACTTCCTCCCTGTCCCGGACTCCCTGTGGGACAACCCCGTCTTCCTGGCGGTGTTCTCCGTCCTGATGGCGATCGTGTCTCTGTGCCTATTATTCCTGTTCTATAAATGTTGTTTGAGGTCCAAGGCGCCAGGTGAGCCCCTCCCGAAAACACCTGCTGCCAGGTGTGCTGCTCCAAAAAATCTAACAGTGTGTCCAACCACGCGGCTCCTGACACAAcggaaacaaaaaaagaaaaggatttgGAGAT TCCTGAGCAAGAAGAATTACCAACAAACAAAGACTACAAGAACATCGCCTGGGCCGAAT CCGACTGGAAAGAAACTGGAGCCACCCCTAAATCGCCGGAACCTACCCCACCTGTCTAGACAAGCAGAAATGACAATGAAGACACCAACAGACGTTCGTCAGTGTTACTACAGTCGTCATAGAAACATGTCTGTACATTAA
- the LOC112562340 gene encoding protocadherin-9-like isoform X2, which produces MTINLLLCLLPFFFGFSFQQTPHADLADTYVTISDGAVMETLLTSVKCLPSGATTSCICNIISSAPPFSPFDVWRSKTGTQTEFEVHYVGQRGHYFVNYTVASTYRLEVVCSENNVDSSPVFLEVDVWPNHHPVVTNWPSDVAVVGRGQPTGTLVYSVVATDVENEPLTYSMTQFPPDNYLRITSSGGIELAVHSSSVAVDRVVCKVDVSDVSNTVSLTVFVDFSNRNHQPIINNLPKNVSIFENTTGGFLLTALDVIDPDNDPVTTDCHVVYPAAENYKFYFDIRSREIKVSQLPRAQSLFDFDDGVRQYVIHCVASDGYLTSAVGVVIIDIENVHEPPIFSHDVYYCTLDESWAKMSHCDPGINVTAPDSRRGVTYAFKSSASRLESFFWFNVTTGHVTFATDYDVDEGVRPVAANLTIIATDDIGMTSEAKIEISIRDVNDNTCKFRNNSLLTQFNSSTPLGVIDVLHADDKDLTSPNNDVVYETSAGDTSYLRIMPDGGVLYSQAVSPSHEEQIFYLTVRCVDGGHFPRSSTAVFAAHFLPVPDSLWDNPVFLAVFSVLMAIVSLCLLFLFYKCCLRSKAPGEPLPKTPAARCAAPKNLTVCPTTRLLTQRKQKKKRIWRFLSKKNYQQTKTTRTSPGPNPTGKKLEPPLNRRNLPHLSRQAEMTMKTPTDVRQCYYSRHRNMSVH; this is translated from the exons ATGACAATTAACTTGCTACTTTGCctgcttccttttttctttggtttctcGTTCCAA CAAACTCCGCACGCCGACCTCGCGGACACTTACGTCACTATCAGCGATGGTGCGGTGATGGAAACACTACTGACGTCAGTAAAATGTCTGCCAAGTGGCGCCACCACATCTTGCATCTGCAACATAATCTCTTCTGCGCCaccattctctccctttgatgTTTGGAGATCAAAGACCGGGACCC AGACAGAGTTCGAAGTTCACTACGTTGGACAACGAGGCCATTACTTCGTGAACTACACCGTAGCCAGCACCTACCGACTGGAGGTCGTCTGCAGTGAAAACAACGTGGACTCCAGCCCCGTGTTTCTAGAAGTGGACGTTTGGCCGAACCATCATCCCGTTGTCACCAACTGGCCATCAG ATGTGGCTGTCGTTGGACGAGGACAACCTACTGGAACCTTGGTCTACTCGGTGGTCGCCACAGATGTAGAAAACGAGCCTCTGACCTACTCCATGACGCAATTTCCTCCTGACAACTATTTACGCATCACCT CCTCTGGTGGCATCGAGTTGGCTGTACACTCGTCCTCTGTGGCTGTTGACCGTGTCGTCTGCAAGGTGGACGTGTCGGACGTGTCCAACACTGTTTCTCTTACCGTCTTTGTTGACTTTTCAA ACAGGAACCATCAGCCGATCATCAACAACCTGCCCAAGAACGTCAGTATTTTCGAGAACACCACAGGTGGGTTCCTGCTTACCGCCCTTGACGTCATTGACCCGGATAATGACCCCGTCACGACTGACTGCCACGTGGTTTATCCTGCAGCAGAAAACTACAAGTTTTACTTCGACATCAGAT CTCGCGAAATAAAAGTGTCGCAACTGCCGCGAGCCCAGAGTCTGTTTGACTTTGACGATGGCGTCAGGCAATACGTCATCCATTGTGTTGCCAGTGACGGATATCTGACGTCAGCTGTG GGTGTGGTAATAATAGACATAGAAAACGTGCACGAACCGCCTATTTTTAGCCATGACGTGTACTACTGCACTCTAGACGAGTCTTGG GCCAAGATGTCCCACTGTGACCCTGGCATAAACGTCACCGCCCCGGACAGCCGGCGTGGCGTGACGTACGCCTTCAAAAGCTCGGCCAGCAGACTAGAGTCGTTCTTCTGGTTCAACGTCACCACAGGTCACGTCACCTTCGCCACGGACTACGATGTAGATGAAGGCGTTAGACCAGTCGCGGCGAACCTCACGATTATCGCCACCGATGACATCGGCATGACGTCAGAAGCGAAGATAGAAATAAGCATTCGTGACGTCAACGACAACACCTGCAAGTTCCGGAACAATTCTCTCCTAACGCAGTTCAATAGCAGCACTCCGCTGG GTGTGATTGACGTTCTTCACGCTGACGACAAAGATCTGACGTCACCGAATAATGACGTGGTGTACGAGACCTCTGCAGGAGACACGAGCTACTTGCGGATCATGCCGGACGGAGGAGTGCTGTACAGTCAGGCCGTGTCCCCCAGCCACGAGGAGCAGATCTTCTACCTGACGGTGCGGTGTGTGGACGGAGGCCACTTCCCGAGATCCTCCACTGCCGTGTTCGCCGCCCACTTCCTCCCTGTCCCGGACTCCCTGTGGGACAACCCCGTCTTCCTGGCGGTGTTCTCCGTCCTGATGGCGATCGTGTCTCTGTGCCTATTATTCCTGTTCTATAAATGTTGTTTGAGGTCCAAGGCGCCAGGTGAGCCCCTCCCGAAAACACCTGCTGCCAGGTGTGCTGCTCCAAAAAATCTAACAGTGTGTCCAACCACGCGGCTCCTGACACAAcggaaacaaaaaaagaaaaggatttgGAGAT TCCTGAGCAAGAAGAATTACCAACAAACAAAGACTACAAGAACATCGCCTGGGCCGAAT CCGACTGGAAAGAAACTGGAGCCACCCCTAAATCGCCGGAACCTACCCCACCTGTCTAGACAAGCAGAAATGACAATGAAGACACCAACAGACGTTCGTCAGTGTTACTACAGTCGTCATAGAAACATGTCTGTACATTAA
- the LOC112561507 gene encoding uncharacterized protein LOC112561507: MRSPNSQASAPVTWSDYRPRGRTPSPAWPYKRRQQRPLFRTSVPPPSSRFNIDYDVETAFNNPTSAVLTLLAVDAMGNWQRHHPGRTPSLSATATVLVRLPHHHNFTTTRPPPPQQQPPQPPPRRRATSTSIWSTPGFWRVRHLDVVAGLLLVAGIWYLCTRSGSSFSNICGPEKPPIRVRPVEECEDMGSRDNLIRQEAPRVSPNYREIAWGLDDNFEDGIGYNGRPASGIFFTRNSARRALPAPRVAY; the protein is encoded by the exons ATGCGGAGTCCAAA cagtCAGGCGTCAGCTCCTGTCACCTGGTCTGACTACCGACCCAGAGGCAGAACACCATCACCAGCGTGGCCTTACAAGCGGCGGCAACAACGACCTCTCTTTCGTACATCCGTTCCACCACCATCCTCACGCTTCAACATCGACTACGACGTCGAAACAGCATTCAACAACCCCACGTCGGCTGTGCTGACGCTGCTGGCGGTGGATGCGATGGGCAACTGGCAGCGCCACCATCCAG GACGGACACCCTCCCTGTCCGCCACCGCCACCGTCCTCGTCAGGCTACCTCACCACCACAACTTCACCACCACCCGACCTCCACCACctcaacaacaaccaccacagcCGCCACCACGACGCAGggccaccagcaccagcatctGGAGCACCCCAGGCTTCTGGCGTGTTCGCCATCTTGATGTCGTTGCTGGGCTGCTGCTGGTGGCGGGCATCTGGTATCTGTGTACACGGTCTGGCAGCAGCTTCAGCAACATCTGCGGCCC TGAAAAGCCGCCGATACGAGTTCGTCCTGTAGAAGAATGCGAGGACATGGGCAGCAGAGACAACCT catAAGACAAGAGGCACCGCGAGTATCTCCAAATTACCGTGAAATAGCCTGGGGTTTAG ATGACAACTTCGAGGACGGAATCGGATACAACGGCCGCCCGGCGTCTGGCATCTTCTTCACTCGCAACAGCGCCAGGCGGGCTCTGCCTGCCCCCAGGGTTGCCTACTGA
- the LOC112562950 gene encoding uncharacterized protein LOC112562950 isoform X2: MDQTTVVIITVSAILMLTVHVDAGPTVSLQTGNAVLPVDTKPRTLITEVYCSPSSSSTTTTTPSPYSCTCNINPPTIPVNAPFDCWRLTTNENYKVYFIGTQAGSTKLSSDVTPYYLQIKCTDWTGDTILPNYLEVDILPNQQPIITGYPAVTTSTIDAKNTASGTTVYTLTVTDNEQDALSYSMTQKPDSGYFTIGPSDGIIRTAVDMKTVPEDTVICTVSVSDGINTVKNFIVTIKLSNLNTRPSITNLPATVN; encoded by the exons ATGGACCAAACTACAGTTGTCATCATCACTGTCTCCGCCATCCTGATGCTCACCGTGCATGTTGACGCT GGTCCCACTGTGAGTTTGCAAACGGGGAACGCCGTCTTGCCTGTGGACACAAAACCTAGAACACTAATCACTGAAGTCTACTGTTCACCTTCGTCCTCTTCGACAACTACGACTACTCCGTCGCCATATTCTTGCACCTGTAACATCAACCCACCAACCATACCAGTCAACGCTCCTTTCGATTGCTGGAGACTGACTACAAACGAAA attaCAAGGTGTACTTCATCGGTACTCAAGCTGGCAGCACCAAACTGTCCTCTGATGTCACGCCGTATTATCTACAGATTAAGTGTACAGATTGGACTGGTGACACTATATTACCGAACTATCTGGAAGTGGACATTTTGCCTAACCAACAGCCCATCATAACTGGTTACCCAGCAG TGACTACCAGTACTATAGACGCCAAGAACACGGCGTCTGGAACTACAGTCTACACACTGACCGTTACTGATAATGAGCAGGATGCTCTCTCCTACTCCATGACCCAGAAACCTGACAGTGGCTACTTCACCATCGGACCTA GCGATGGGATCATCAGGACAGCAGTGGACATGAAAACTGTGCCGGAAGATACGGTCATCTGCACGGTGTCTGTATCTGACGGGATCAACACCGTGAAAAATTTCATCGTCACCATCAAACTGTCCA ACCTAAACACTCGTCCTTCCATCACCAACCTACCCGCAACGGTCAACTGA
- the LOC112562950 gene encoding uncharacterized protein LOC112562950 isoform X1 yields MYTSGILTQPNQVSRGFKRVRASASPRSHTSDCESCPAVRRVQVFGRVFESQMDQTTVVIITVSAILMLTVHVDAGPTVSLQTGNAVLPVDTKPRTLITEVYCSPSSSSTTTTTPSPYSCTCNINPPTIPVNAPFDCWRLTTNENYKVYFIGTQAGSTKLSSDVTPYYLQIKCTDWTGDTILPNYLEVDILPNQQPIITGYPAVTTSTIDAKNTASGTTVYTLTVTDNEQDALSYSMTQKPDSGYFTIGPSDGIIRTAVDMKTVPEDTVICTVSVSDGINTVKNFIVTIKLSNLNTRPSITNLPATVN; encoded by the exons ATGTACACGTCAGGTATACTCACGCAACCAAACCAAGTCTCCCGAGGATTCAAGAGAGTCAG GGCCAGCGCCTCACCAAGGAGTCACACGAGTGACTGTGAATCCTGTCCTGCTGTGAGGAGAGTCCAAGTATTTGGACGTGTGTTCGAGTCCCAGATGGACCAAACTACAGTTGTCATCATCACTGTCTCCGCCATCCTGATGCTCACCGTGCATGTTGACGCT GGTCCCACTGTGAGTTTGCAAACGGGGAACGCCGTCTTGCCTGTGGACACAAAACCTAGAACACTAATCACTGAAGTCTACTGTTCACCTTCGTCCTCTTCGACAACTACGACTACTCCGTCGCCATATTCTTGCACCTGTAACATCAACCCACCAACCATACCAGTCAACGCTCCTTTCGATTGCTGGAGACTGACTACAAACGAAA attaCAAGGTGTACTTCATCGGTACTCAAGCTGGCAGCACCAAACTGTCCTCTGATGTCACGCCGTATTATCTACAGATTAAGTGTACAGATTGGACTGGTGACACTATATTACCGAACTATCTGGAAGTGGACATTTTGCCTAACCAACAGCCCATCATAACTGGTTACCCAGCAG TGACTACCAGTACTATAGACGCCAAGAACACGGCGTCTGGAACTACAGTCTACACACTGACCGTTACTGATAATGAGCAGGATGCTCTCTCCTACTCCATGACCCAGAAACCTGACAGTGGCTACTTCACCATCGGACCTA GCGATGGGATCATCAGGACAGCAGTGGACATGAAAACTGTGCCGGAAGATACGGTCATCTGCACGGTGTCTGTATCTGACGGGATCAACACCGTGAAAAATTTCATCGTCACCATCAAACTGTCCA ACCTAAACACTCGTCCTTCCATCACCAACCTACCCGCAACGGTCAACTGA
- the LOC112562949 gene encoding uncharacterized protein LOC112562949 isoform X1, translating to MAATDKTCERKKNPLKFAAEYGQATDCYWHQTMKDIFHLLFGCLLLAGSLDGVSSAAPTFSSVPQPVVALKETETQIQDLLTVTCTGDIPLVVSLDSTVPSSPCGTCFQVYPRCGGGTGYCLRYLPGQGTLKFSQVSNYVITLSCKDINSLSATTTVNVRIEPNTPPYPLQATKSYTLANAKNAAIGTSVTSASCNDDDTDALSYSMTSSPSTSVFTVGSADGIIRTSGNLAAECRSQFDLTVICTDNINSVVGTSRVWVTLSGGNDRPAISGINYSLNVREDKAVGSSLASFTVTDSDQTSCTLAANPTTSLQYFTLSTSNVITVGSALDYEQSLTRNTNLTVTCSDGYCTSYAGYLYVIVTDVNEPITLYPRDFTLSTYEGKISLDPGWTPIDPDENDYPTYTIVGGNSKSRFAINPTTGLITSTLDYDIDQGAMPSTDTIIVQVKDVAGHTSTTTVTLTILDLNDNAPIFNQQTQEITITDCTTSLGVIGTVTATDKDSSFQGNNIITYSGTNGPITIGSSGSIIANTGIVGGHSYTVSAVAKDAGLVPGPLSSTSAAITVIVTPCPTTTTSTTTTTTKAPTTTTSTTTTTATISLTNSKTSVTDNLGWIIMAALLGTVLLALAAFMVWRYCGHLAASSSSSGATRAVWSDCASAASRHPKFEKSSL from the exons ATGGCCGCCACAGACAAGACCTGCGAAAG aaaaaaaaatcccttgaaGTTTGCAGCAGAATATGGGCAAGCAACCGATTGTTACTGGCATCAGACAATGAAGGACATCTTCCATCTCCTCTTTGGCTGCCTCCTGCTGGCTGGATCTCTGGATGGCGTGTCCTCA GCTGCCCCGACCTTTAGCTCAGTACCACAGCCAGTGGTGGCGCTGAAGGAAACAGAAACTCAGATACAGGATCTGCTGACAGTGACCTGTACTGGCGATATACCTCTCGTCGTGTCGCTGGACTCAACGGTGCCGTCATCGCCATGCGGCACGTGCTTTCAGGTCTACCCCAGGTGTGGTGGAG GTACCGGGTACTGTCTGAGATACTTGCCTGGTCAGGGCACCCTGAAATTCTCTCAGGTCAGCAACTACGTCATCACACTTTCCTGTAAAGACATCAACAGCTTGAGTGCTACCACCACAGTGAACGTTAGGATTGAACCCAACACCCCTCCATACCCGCTTCAAGCGACAAAGA GTTACACACTGGCTAACGCAAAGAACGCGGCCATCGGAACCTCCGTCACCAGCGCCTCCtgcaacgacgacgacaccgACGCGCTGTCCTACTCCATGACATCCAGTCCATCCACATCAGTCTTTACGGTCGGATCAG CCGACGGGATCATTCGCACGTCTGGTAATCTTGCCGCAGAGTGTCGCTCCCAGTTTGATTTGACCGTTATCTGCACAGACAACATTAACAGCGTCGTTGGAACTTCGAGAGTTTGGGTGACGTTGAGCG GCGGCAACGACAGACCTGCCATCAGCGGCATCAACTACTCGCTGAACGTCAGGGAGGACAAGGCCGTGGGGAGCTCATTGGCCTCCTTCACCGTCACCGACAGCGACCAGACCTCCTGCACATTGGCGGCAAACCCAACTACCTCCCTCCAGTACTTCACCCTCAGCA CGTCCAACGTCATCACCGTTGGGTCAGCGCTGGACTACGAGCAGAGCTTGACCCGCAACACTAACCTCACGGTGACCTGCAGTGATGGCTACTGCACGTCATACGCCGGTTACCTCTACGTCATCGTCACGGACGTTAACGAACCCATCACGTTGTACCCGCGAGACTTCACGCTCAGTACATACGAaggaaag ATTTCTCTGGATCCCGGCTGGACGCCAATCGACCCTGACGAAAACGACTACCCTACCTACACCATTGTCGGCGGCAACAGCAAGAGCCGCTTTGCCATCAACCCAACGACCGGTCTGATCACCTCAACACTGGACTACGACATCGACCAGGGCGCCATGCCGTCAACCGACACCATCATCGTGCAG GTGAAGGATGTGGCAGGTCACACGAGCACCACCACAGTGACATTGACCATCCTCGATCTCAACGACAACGCCCCAATCTTCAATCAGCAGACACAGGAAATCACCATCACGGACTGCACTACATCTCTCGGCGTCATCGGCACCGTCACCGCCACCGACAAAGACTCCAGTTTTCAGG GCAACAACATCATCACCTACAGCGGCACCAACGGGCCCATCACCATCGGCTCCAGCGGCAGCATCATCGCCAACACGGGTATAGTGGGCGGTCACTCCTACACCGTGTCCGCGGTCGCCAAAGACGCTGGCCTGGTCCCCGGCCCCCTGTCCTCCACATCCGCCGCCATCACCGTTATCGTCACG CCTTGCCCCACTACCAcaacgtcaacaacaacaacgactacCAAGGCGCCCACTACAACgacttcaacaacaacaacgaccgCGACCATCTCGTTGACCAACAGCAAGACGTCGGTGACGGACAACCTCGGGTGGATCATCATGGCGGCCCTGTTGGGGACTGTCCTGCTGGCTCTGGCGGCCTTCATGGTGTGGCGCTACTGCGGCCACCTcgccgcctcctcctcctcctccggcGCCACGAGGGCTGTCTGGAGCGACTGTGCAAGCGCCGCGAGCC GCCACCCAAAATTCGAGAAGTCCAGCCTGTGA
- the LOC112562949 gene encoding uncharacterized protein LOC112562949 isoform X2, producing MKDIFHLLFGCLLLAGSLDGVSSAAPTFSSVPQPVVALKETETQIQDLLTVTCTGDIPLVVSLDSTVPSSPCGTCFQVYPRCGGGTGYCLRYLPGQGTLKFSQVSNYVITLSCKDINSLSATTTVNVRIEPNTPPYPLQATKSYTLANAKNAAIGTSVTSASCNDDDTDALSYSMTSSPSTSVFTVGSADGIIRTSGNLAAECRSQFDLTVICTDNINSVVGTSRVWVTLSGGNDRPAISGINYSLNVREDKAVGSSLASFTVTDSDQTSCTLAANPTTSLQYFTLSTSNVITVGSALDYEQSLTRNTNLTVTCSDGYCTSYAGYLYVIVTDVNEPITLYPRDFTLSTYEGKISLDPGWTPIDPDENDYPTYTIVGGNSKSRFAINPTTGLITSTLDYDIDQGAMPSTDTIIVQVKDVAGHTSTTTVTLTILDLNDNAPIFNQQTQEITITDCTTSLGVIGTVTATDKDSSFQGNNIITYSGTNGPITIGSSGSIIANTGIVGGHSYTVSAVAKDAGLVPGPLSSTSAAITVIVTPCPTTTTSTTTTTTKAPTTTTSTTTTTATISLTNSKTSVTDNLGWIIMAALLGTVLLALAAFMVWRYCGHLAASSSSSGATRAVWSDCASAASRHPKFEKSSL from the exons ATGAAGGACATCTTCCATCTCCTCTTTGGCTGCCTCCTGCTGGCTGGATCTCTGGATGGCGTGTCCTCA GCTGCCCCGACCTTTAGCTCAGTACCACAGCCAGTGGTGGCGCTGAAGGAAACAGAAACTCAGATACAGGATCTGCTGACAGTGACCTGTACTGGCGATATACCTCTCGTCGTGTCGCTGGACTCAACGGTGCCGTCATCGCCATGCGGCACGTGCTTTCAGGTCTACCCCAGGTGTGGTGGAG GTACCGGGTACTGTCTGAGATACTTGCCTGGTCAGGGCACCCTGAAATTCTCTCAGGTCAGCAACTACGTCATCACACTTTCCTGTAAAGACATCAACAGCTTGAGTGCTACCACCACAGTGAACGTTAGGATTGAACCCAACACCCCTCCATACCCGCTTCAAGCGACAAAGA GTTACACACTGGCTAACGCAAAGAACGCGGCCATCGGAACCTCCGTCACCAGCGCCTCCtgcaacgacgacgacaccgACGCGCTGTCCTACTCCATGACATCCAGTCCATCCACATCAGTCTTTACGGTCGGATCAG CCGACGGGATCATTCGCACGTCTGGTAATCTTGCCGCAGAGTGTCGCTCCCAGTTTGATTTGACCGTTATCTGCACAGACAACATTAACAGCGTCGTTGGAACTTCGAGAGTTTGGGTGACGTTGAGCG GCGGCAACGACAGACCTGCCATCAGCGGCATCAACTACTCGCTGAACGTCAGGGAGGACAAGGCCGTGGGGAGCTCATTGGCCTCCTTCACCGTCACCGACAGCGACCAGACCTCCTGCACATTGGCGGCAAACCCAACTACCTCCCTCCAGTACTTCACCCTCAGCA CGTCCAACGTCATCACCGTTGGGTCAGCGCTGGACTACGAGCAGAGCTTGACCCGCAACACTAACCTCACGGTGACCTGCAGTGATGGCTACTGCACGTCATACGCCGGTTACCTCTACGTCATCGTCACGGACGTTAACGAACCCATCACGTTGTACCCGCGAGACTTCACGCTCAGTACATACGAaggaaag ATTTCTCTGGATCCCGGCTGGACGCCAATCGACCCTGACGAAAACGACTACCCTACCTACACCATTGTCGGCGGCAACAGCAAGAGCCGCTTTGCCATCAACCCAACGACCGGTCTGATCACCTCAACACTGGACTACGACATCGACCAGGGCGCCATGCCGTCAACCGACACCATCATCGTGCAG GTGAAGGATGTGGCAGGTCACACGAGCACCACCACAGTGACATTGACCATCCTCGATCTCAACGACAACGCCCCAATCTTCAATCAGCAGACACAGGAAATCACCATCACGGACTGCACTACATCTCTCGGCGTCATCGGCACCGTCACCGCCACCGACAAAGACTCCAGTTTTCAGG GCAACAACATCATCACCTACAGCGGCACCAACGGGCCCATCACCATCGGCTCCAGCGGCAGCATCATCGCCAACACGGGTATAGTGGGCGGTCACTCCTACACCGTGTCCGCGGTCGCCAAAGACGCTGGCCTGGTCCCCGGCCCCCTGTCCTCCACATCCGCCGCCATCACCGTTATCGTCACG CCTTGCCCCACTACCAcaacgtcaacaacaacaacgactacCAAGGCGCCCACTACAACgacttcaacaacaacaacgaccgCGACCATCTCGTTGACCAACAGCAAGACGTCGGTGACGGACAACCTCGGGTGGATCATCATGGCGGCCCTGTTGGGGACTGTCCTGCTGGCTCTGGCGGCCTTCATGGTGTGGCGCTACTGCGGCCACCTcgccgcctcctcctcctcctccggcGCCACGAGGGCTGTCTGGAGCGACTGTGCAAGCGCCGCGAGCC GCCACCCAAAATTCGAGAAGTCCAGCCTGTGA